In the Magnolia sinica isolate HGM2019 chromosome 15, MsV1, whole genome shotgun sequence genome, one interval contains:
- the LOC131226913 gene encoding uncharacterized protein LOC131226913 produces MMCRAFSITLFRSARSWYRQLKPKSIGSFAELSKLFLTQFISGKKSRKPTTHLFTLKQGNKESLKDFIARFNEEALLVADYDNKMALSAMFSGLKEGKFTFSIEKNPPTTLAELISRAQKYTNVEEFSNSRRNVQVVEQSSKEKRPRNEEPQSSNKKIDDQAPRDRRPSRRPEGKFRSYTPLNTSTEQILLDIRGQILLNWPVCMKTDTNNRDKHKYFWFHRDHGHNTSDCVDLKDEIETLIRKVICADILRRRDRPGEKSNRAS; encoded by the coding sequence ATGATGTGCAGAGCCTTCTCCATAACCCTCTTCAGATCTGCTCGGAGTTGGTATCGACAACTTAAACCAAAATCGATTGGCTCTTTTGCCGAACTTAGCAAAttgttccttacccagttcatctctggtaagaagagtcggaagccgacTACCCATCTATTTACCCTCAAGCAGGGGAATAAGGAGTCACTGAAGGACTTCATTGCCCGTTTCAATGAGGAGGCATTGTTAGTAGCAGACTACGACAACAAAATGGCGCTCTCGGCCATGTTCAGCGGGCTCAAAGAAGGAAAGTTCACCTTCTCGATCGAAAAAAATCCACCAACTACCTTGGCGGAGCTCATTAGCAGAGCTCAGAAATACACCAATGTCGAGGAATTCTCCAACTCTCGCAGGAATGTACAAGTAGTTGAGCAGTCGTCCAAGGAGAAAAGGCCAAGGAACGAAGAACCTCAGTCGTCCAACAAAAAAATCGACGATCAAGCCCCTCGTGACCGCCGGCCAAGCCGGAGACCCGAGGGCAAATTCCGttcctacactcccctcaacacCTCTACGGAGCAGATCTTATTGGACATCAGGGGTCAAATACTCCTGAACTGGCCTGTCTGCATGAAGACTGACACAAATAACAGAGACAAGCACAAGTACTTCTGGTTCCATCGTGACCATGGTCACAACACGAGCGACTGCGTGGACCTCAAAGATGAAATTGAGACCCTCATTCGTAAGGTCATTTGCGCTGATATACTAAGGAGGAGAGATCGGCCCGGAGAGAAGAGCAACCGAGCAAGCTAG